A DNA window from Candidatus Bodocaedibacter vickermanii contains the following coding sequences:
- a CDS encoding DUF4410 domain-containing protein, which translates to MKKYLSLLAVGFFALAIQGCGAGKLTVLDPINDSEKKQSISVKEGKHTLAVPRESVDTFEKKFKEKLYKETHLTEGDDIQVVFRFIQYDEGSRFKRYLFGGLGNSGEGSLTIELVFLKRDGTQIGKVQAEGKIGSGLAGGSIDSAVESAVDVATDFIKTSF; encoded by the coding sequence ATGAAAAAATATTTATCACTTTTAGCCGTAGGCTTTTTTGCCTTGGCGATTCAGGGATGTGGTGCTGGAAAATTAACCGTTTTAGACCCGATCAATGATTCCGAAAAAAAACAAAGTATCAGCGTTAAAGAAGGAAAGCATACCCTTGCAGTTCCAAGAGAATCTGTTGATACATTTGAAAAAAAGTTTAAAGAAAAACTGTACAAAGAAACTCACCTAACCGAAGGTGATGATATTCAAGTAGTCTTTAGATTTATTCAATATGATGAAGGCAGCCGCTTTAAGCGCTACCTATTTGGCGGTCTAGGCAACTCCGGAGAAGGATCACTAACGATAGAATTAGTTTTTCTTAAACGCGATGGAACTCAGATTGGCAAAGTCCAAGCTGAAGGAAAAATTGGAAGTGGACTTGCGGGTGGAAGTATCGATTCCGCAGTTGAATCTGCTGTAGATGTTGCAACTGATTTTATTAAAACATCATTCTAA
- the radC gene encoding RadC family protein, with protein MAEEPHYLGHRERLRQRFLTEQSLFDYELLELLLFQGNPRRDTKPMAKKLLDVFGSLERVLSAETLDLEKAGLNPSSITAIKIIYGFHLKLLQQAMYHRESLDTYDRVVTYCQRRLAPLTVEVFHIVYLDTHFGVIRDVTHQKGTLNHVTVYPRDIIKTALDCGAAQVILAHNHPGGDPKPSFEDLQLTHKIVELGRQLDIIVVDHIIVGHSNVVSLRALGHIK; from the coding sequence ATGGCAGAAGAACCCCATTATTTAGGTCATCGTGAGCGGTTGCGACAACGATTTCTAACGGAACAATCATTGTTTGATTATGAGTTGTTGGAATTGCTGTTGTTTCAAGGCAACCCAAGACGAGATACAAAACCTATGGCTAAAAAGCTATTGGATGTGTTTGGCTCGTTGGAGCGGGTATTATCAGCGGAAACGCTTGATTTGGAAAAAGCTGGGTTAAACCCATCATCGATTACGGCCATCAAAATTATATATGGGTTTCATTTAAAACTGCTGCAGCAGGCGATGTACCACCGCGAATCGTTGGATACCTATGATCGTGTTGTGACGTATTGTCAGCGTCGGTTAGCGCCGTTGACTGTTGAGGTATTTCATATTGTGTATTTGGATACGCATTTTGGCGTTATTCGTGATGTGACGCATCAAAAAGGTACGCTTAATCACGTGACGGTATATCCCAGAGACATCATAAAAACTGCTTTAGATTGTGGAGCTGCTCAAGTGATATTGGCGCATAACCATCCTGGGGGAGACCCCAAGCCATCCTTTGAAGATTTGCAACTGACGCACAAAATCGTAGAGTTAGGTCGGCAATTGGATATTATTGTTGTCGATCACATTATCGTGGGACATTCGAACGTCGTGTCATTGAGAGCATTGGGGCATATAAAATAG